The Acetivibrio cellulolyticus CD2 genome has a segment encoding these proteins:
- a CDS encoding RMD1 family protein, with protein sequence MNRIVFKAYAITNEIELNKIADQCHIPKKYTWEEPLVLFGGILSSILGRSLEDGQKVMVFSFGSIVFINCTTSDELSFMEYLKRNKADIDIKGYEKYSDDYELEVRANSKIELTDKYVLVPKFEEFYPELISTVIAKSVALEKTEEQLGKIVDKLETMIDKLEKGKLNVGNKEIANTTSKIVRHEYNTLAYIMILDKPDITWGSIQAEEFYNQMAEFFELNDRYIILKEKTNILNSLIEGFSSISHSIRGLFVEWVIVLLIVIEIVLMVLDLIK encoded by the coding sequence TTGAACAGAATAGTATTTAAAGCCTATGCGATAACAAACGAAATTGAACTAAACAAAATCGCTGATCAATGCCATATTCCTAAGAAATACACATGGGAAGAGCCACTTGTACTCTTCGGGGGTATACTAAGCTCAATTCTGGGAAGATCTTTAGAAGATGGACAGAAAGTAATGGTGTTTTCCTTCGGAAGCATTGTATTTATTAACTGCACAACTAGCGACGAGTTGTCCTTCATGGAGTATTTAAAACGCAATAAAGCGGATATTGATATAAAAGGTTATGAAAAATACAGCGATGACTATGAATTAGAAGTCCGTGCCAATTCAAAAATCGAGCTTACAGATAAATATGTTCTGGTACCAAAGTTCGAAGAATTTTACCCCGAACTTATTTCAACAGTCATAGCAAAATCTGTTGCCTTGGAAAAAACTGAAGAGCAACTCGGCAAAATCGTCGATAAACTTGAAACAATGATTGACAAATTGGAAAAAGGGAAGCTAAATGTGGGTAATAAAGAAATCGCAAATACTACTTCAAAAATTGTCAGGCATGAGTATAATACATTGGCATATATAATGATTCTAGATAAGCCAGATATAACTTGGGGAAGTATTCAGGCAGAAGAATTCTACAACCAGATGGCAGAGTTCTTCGAGTTGAATGATCGTTATATAATACTTAAGGAAAAAACGAATATTTTAAATAGCCTTATCGAAGGTTTTTCCTCTATTTCTCATTCCATAAGAGGCTTGTTTGTAGAATGGGTTATAGTTTTATTGATCGTTATAGAGATTGTTCTTATGGTTTTAGACTTAATAAAGTAG
- a CDS encoding PilZ domain-containing protein, with protein sequence MELKPGDIVSVAHYSEDTSFQSIVLDVVENEVLLNLPKKFSIYNLFENDPVVLGFRAGLEIYAAECSIRIINVKDSSIALKVDNIEFVKEKRIFERFPVSLYADIRTHEDGNRKIACISNISLDGLAMVSRNEFFEEDTIDFDIYIDKRILRLSGSVIWKEKISGNFQYGIKIIYQDFNTKNSLKLYMNILKNEQEKAIMLLKE encoded by the coding sequence ATGGAGTTAAAACCAGGTGATATTGTATCAGTAGCGCATTATTCAGAAGATACTTCTTTTCAGAGCATAGTTCTTGATGTGGTAGAGAATGAAGTTTTATTGAATCTTCCAAAAAAGTTTTCTATTTACAATCTATTTGAAAATGATCCAGTAGTTTTAGGGTTTCGGGCTGGTTTGGAAATATATGCGGCAGAATGTTCTATTAGGATTATCAATGTTAAAGACAGTAGTATAGCACTAAAAGTTGATAATATAGAATTTGTTAAGGAGAAAAGGATTTTTGAGAGATTTCCAGTATCTCTATATGCAGATATAAGAACGCATGAGGATGGGAACAGAAAAATTGCATGTATCAGTAATATAAGTTTGGATGGGCTGGCTATGGTATCGAGAAATGAGTTTTTTGAAGAGGATACGATAGATTTTGATATATATATAGATAAGCGGATTTTAAGGCTGTCAGGAAGTGTAATATGGAAGGAAAAGATCTCTGGTAATTTTCAGTATGGTATAAAGATAATTTACCAGGATTTTAATACAAAGAATTCACTAAAGCTTTACATGAATATTTTGAAAAATGAACAGGAGAAGGCTATAATGCTTTTGAAAGAGTAA
- a CDS encoding D-alanyl-D-alanine carboxypeptidase family protein, which produces MANRILIKVQCFLVLIIIVLINGISVFAVSEAPEIKGVSAILVESKRGQVLFEKESKSRLHISSANKMMTALLALEKVGSKIDTPVTISKNAAAAQGSILNLEVGGKYSIQDLVYTVILTSANDSATALAEYVGGDFQSFVNIMNDKARELKMTDTNFTNPTGLYDEAQYTTAYDLAVLTRFALSNPYFEHMFSSQAKLWTNQGKVEVITNSNNLFWSYNGIDGGKTGYNEVERQTAITTATRDNLRVISIVLDSPEKSVYDDSTKLLDYGFNNYKTGVLVKKDQTLKSISVGDKPIDLISPIDVYYTFPIGEDYIKAIDLKLKEGIELPVLKTEVAGTMKYILKDNTEIGIDLYPAANVYSSVDMFSSMVKYMIEYRDITILLFILVGIEVILVLVKIFKGLKNALTKVLSRSKI; this is translated from the coding sequence ATGGCGAATAGAATTCTAATTAAGGTACAGTGTTTTTTAGTATTGATCATAATAGTTTTAATTAATGGGATTTCGGTATTTGCTGTGAGTGAAGCACCCGAAATTAAGGGTGTATCCGCAATACTTGTTGAATCTAAAAGGGGACAGGTATTATTTGAAAAGGAGTCTAAAAGCAGGCTTCATATATCAAGTGCAAATAAAATGATGACAGCTCTGTTGGCATTGGAGAAAGTTGGTTCAAAGATTGATACACCCGTAACTATTAGTAAAAATGCCGCAGCAGCCCAAGGGTCTATACTGAATTTAGAAGTGGGAGGAAAATATTCTATTCAGGATTTGGTCTACACTGTAATACTTACGTCTGCAAATGATTCGGCAACAGCTCTGGCTGAGTATGTTGGGGGAGATTTTCAGTCATTTGTAAATATTATGAATGATAAAGCCCGTGAACTTAAAATGACAGATACCAATTTTACAAATCCTACTGGATTGTATGATGAAGCACAATATACTACTGCTTATGATCTTGCTGTCTTAACCAGGTTTGCATTATCAAATCCATACTTTGAGCATATGTTTTCTTCTCAGGCTAAGTTATGGACCAATCAGGGAAAGGTAGAGGTTATCACAAACAGCAATAATCTTTTCTGGAGTTATAATGGTATTGACGGTGGTAAAACAGGATACAATGAAGTGGAGCGTCAAACCGCTATAACTACGGCTACAAGAGATAATTTGAGAGTTATAAGTATTGTATTGGATTCTCCGGAGAAGAGTGTATATGACGATTCAACAAAACTGCTTGACTATGGATTTAACAATTATAAGACAGGTGTTCTGGTTAAAAAGGATCAAACATTGAAAAGCATATCTGTAGGAGATAAACCTATAGACTTGATTAGTCCTATAGATGTCTATTATACTTTTCCGATAGGAGAAGACTATATAAAGGCCATTGATCTAAAGCTTAAAGAGGGTATCGAACTACCTGTCCTCAAAACTGAGGTTGCAGGAACTATGAAGTATATACTTAAGGATAATACCGAAATTGGTATAGATTTGTATCCTGCAGCTAATGTTTATTCGTCTGTAGACATGTTCTCTTCTATGGTTAAATATATGATTGAATATAGAGATATTACAATTTTGCTGTTTATTTTGGTTGGAATAGAAGTTATTCTTGTTTTAGTAAAAATATTCAAGGGGTTAAAAAATGCTTTAACAAAAGTATTATCAAGATCAAAAATATAG
- a CDS encoding cyclic-di-AMP receptor: MKLVFAIVHDEDGNKVMKELNSNGFSVTKLCSTGGFLKAGNTTLLVGVDQDKVDQVIEIIKSKSKSRKQVINSPIAPIDVGSVFLSNAVEVVVGGATIFIVDVERFEKV; encoded by the coding sequence ATGAAACTTGTTTTTGCTATAGTACATGATGAAGACGGGAATAAAGTCATGAAAGAACTAAATAGCAATGGATTTAGTGTTACGAAGCTATGCTCAACAGGTGGTTTTTTGAAGGCGGGTAATACGACTCTACTTGTAGGGGTAGATCAAGACAAAGTTGATCAGGTTATAGAGATCATTAAGAGCAAATCCAAAAGTAGAAAACAGGTTATTAACTCACCTATTGCACCCATCGATGTAGGAAGTGTTTTTTTGAGTAATGCGGTTGAAGTTGTTGTAGGTGGTGCGACAATTTTTATTGTTGATGTAGAAAGATTTGAAAAAGTATAA
- a CDS encoding serine hydrolase: MGFDRKLSIKERIQKRRKQKRKRFFIVLCFLLISIMTYFVINNALGHDGEDPVFSDKEPAQSTIQITAAVESTPTAFPASVGVASSVSTTPEETNGDNVNASPANSAENDAKGENSLEVSSSAQGKVNYDKLKSDLGQYISKFAGQYGIHYIDLENNYEFGINDTNEYIAASTVKVPLNYFVYKKIAAGEVDPKKTLTYTEGDFEGGTGILQNKKLAGKSFTIKYLMELSITHSDNIATNMLLRHFGRKNLKNYMRSLGGTVVKDNKNVSCPKDMAIYMKDVYEFCNSNGELGEEFKHNLCNTVFNDRLPKLLPKEVKVAHKVGNQIEAVHDVGIIYTDKPYVLTVMSKGIVSEEEACNVIAEISKKVYDVVKDR; the protein is encoded by the coding sequence ATGGGCTTTGATAGGAAGCTTTCCATTAAGGAAAGGATACAAAAGAGAAGAAAACAAAAAAGGAAAAGATTTTTTATAGTTCTATGTTTTTTACTAATCAGCATTATGACATATTTTGTTATCAATAATGCTTTGGGGCATGACGGGGAGGATCCAGTATTTTCTGATAAAGAGCCTGCACAAAGTACTATTCAGATTACAGCTGCAGTTGAGTCTACTCCGACAGCTTTTCCTGCTAGTGTAGGTGTGGCATCAAGTGTTTCAACTACTCCAGAAGAAACTAACGGAGACAATGTAAATGCTTCTCCAGCAAATTCGGCTGAAAATGATGCAAAAGGGGAAAACAGTTTGGAGGTAAGTAGTAGTGCTCAGGGAAAAGTAAATTATGATAAACTAAAGAGCGATCTTGGACAATATATATCTAAATTTGCAGGCCAGTATGGGATACATTATATTGATCTTGAGAATAATTATGAGTTTGGAATAAATGATACAAATGAATATATAGCTGCAAGTACAGTAAAGGTGCCTCTTAACTATTTCGTATATAAAAAGATAGCTGCGGGAGAGGTTGACCCTAAAAAAACTTTAACTTATACTGAGGGCGACTTTGAGGGTGGCACAGGTATTCTTCAAAATAAGAAACTGGCTGGAAAATCTTTTACTATAAAATATTTGATGGAGTTATCTATTACACACAGCGACAATATAGCAACAAATATGCTATTAAGACATTTTGGAAGAAAAAATCTTAAGAACTATATGAGGTCCCTTGGAGGAACCGTTGTAAAAGACAATAAGAATGTGTCCTGCCCAAAAGACATGGCAATTTATATGAAAGACGTATATGAATTTTGTAATAGTAATGGTGAATTAGGTGAAGAGTTTAAGCATAACTTATGTAACACGGTGTTTAATGATAGGCTGCCAAAGCTATTACCTAAAGAAGTGAAAGTTGCACATAAAGTTGGCAATCAGATCGAAGCTGTGCATGATGTGGGAATTATTTATACCGATAAGCCTTATGTGCTTACTGTTATGTCTAAAGGTATAGTTAGCGAGGAAGAAGCGTGTAACGTTATTGCAGAGATTTCCAAGAAGGTTTACGATGTAGTAAAGGATAGATAA